One window of Halopelagius longus genomic DNA carries:
- a CDS encoding pirin family protein, whose amino-acid sequence MDTDETATSRTDPVSGETVRHGSGVNSNRAFPTNAYPAHLDPFVLFERFYIDPNAGFPMHRHEGFEIVSYMLEGGMDHEDSLGVEHTAYAGDGMQITAGGGIQHSEFSADGDACNGLQLWVNLPRAEKDADADYADASAEELPTEESDGATVTTVVGDGSPLELRTPMEYLDARVADAWTWSVPDGWSGFLYGVSGEGTADGDAFGEGDVLPVSDARDVELRTETTLRAVAVSGRPHGEPIRLRGPVVR is encoded by the coding sequence ATGGACACAGACGAGACGGCGACGAGTCGGACCGACCCGGTTTCGGGCGAGACGGTTCGACACGGGAGCGGAGTGAACTCGAATCGAGCGTTCCCGACGAACGCGTACCCGGCGCACCTGGACCCGTTCGTCCTCTTCGAACGCTTCTACATCGACCCGAACGCCGGGTTCCCGATGCACCGCCACGAGGGATTCGAGATAGTCTCCTACATGCTCGAGGGCGGGATGGACCACGAGGACTCCCTCGGCGTCGAACACACCGCCTACGCGGGCGACGGGATGCAGATCACGGCCGGGGGCGGCATCCAGCACTCCGAGTTCTCCGCGGACGGTGACGCCTGTAACGGCCTGCAACTGTGGGTGAACCTCCCGCGCGCGGAGAAGGACGCCGACGCGGACTACGCGGACGCGTCGGCCGAGGAACTCCCGACGGAAGAGTCGGACGGCGCGACGGTGACCACCGTCGTCGGCGACGGTTCGCCCCTCGAACTCCGCACGCCGATGGAGTACCTCGACGCCCGCGTCGCCGACGCGTGGACGTGGTCGGTTCCGGACGGGTGGTCGGGCTTCCTCTACGGCGTCTCCGGCGAGGGAACCGCCGACGGGGACGCCTTCGGCGAGGGCGACGTGCTCCCCGTTTCGGACGCCCGAGACGTCGAACTTCGGACCGAGACGACCCTCCGCGCCGTCGCCGTCTCCGGACGACCGCACGGGGAGCCGATTCGCCTGCGGGGCCCCGTCGTGCGCTAG